One part of the candidate division TA06 bacterium genome encodes these proteins:
- a CDS encoding nucleotidyltransferase family protein has product MTKNAIIKAISSHREILDRNRVRSISLFGSYVRNEQRDDSDIDLLVEFEKCDYDNFINLIFDMELLLGKTVTVVTPEGLSPYIAPFVLKEVEPIEGR; this is encoded by the coding sequence ATGACTAAAAACGCCATTATAAAAGCCATCAGCTCGCACCGGGAGATTCTTGACCGGAACCGGGTACGCTCCATCTCTCTGTTCGGCTCCTATGTCCGAAACGAGCAACGGGACGACAGCGACATTGACCTGCTGGTGGAATTCGAAAAATGCGATTACGATAACTTCATTAACTTGATCTTCGACATGGAGCTGCTGTTGGGCAAAACAGTGACAGTGGTCACCCCCGAAGGCCTGAGCCCCTACATCGCTCCCTTTGTGCTTAAGGAGGTTGAGCCGATTGAAGGACGATAA